From Saccharibacillus brassicae:
GTCCCACTGGTGGGACTCCAGCAGATGCAGCAGCGTCGGCGGCGCATACATCGCCTCGGCGATCGCTCCGCGCCCGTCCCCCGCCGGCGATACGGCGGAATGCGACACCGCCTGGCCCGATGCCGCGGCGCGAGCATCGGTATAGACGGTGCGCCCGCCCGTGCCCGCGGCGTAGAGCGAACCGAGCGTGCGCCGATAAGCGGCGGTCGGCGCTCCTCCGCCGAGTTCGAACACGGTCGAGACCGCGAGCGAGATCTCGCCCTTCAGATACAGGCGGATATGTTCCCGCAGCGTATCGAGCCGGCGATCGAGGCCGCCGGCCGTCTGTTCGAGCGCGAGACCGCCGCCGGCTTCGCTGGGCTGCAGCAGCAGCACGAGGCAGCCGTGCGGGCCGCTGCCGTACCAGAGCGGCTGGCCGCGCAGCACTTCGCCGGCGATATTGCCGGCCGCAAAGTCCATCAGCTCCAGCGAAGCCGCGTCCATCGACGCGAAGCGGCCTTCCAGCCGCGCGAGCAGCATGAGCGTCGGCGCTCCGGCTTGCAGCGGCAGTTCGTACGCGCGCAGCTGCTCGGCAAGCGCCCGGCCGCCCAGTTCGCGGCCGAGCAGCAGTTCCTGCAGCAGGTTCTCGCGCAGCACTTTGTAATCCGATTTGCGGCTGTACAGCAGCCGGTGCACTTTGTCGAATTCGTCCCATTCTTCCCGCAGCGAATCGATCGCTTCGGACACGGCGGCGACGAACTCCGCGTCGTCTACCGGCTTGAGCACGTAGTCGCTCGCCCGCAGCTGCAGCGCTTTTTTGGCATAGGAGAAGTCGCTGTGGCCCGTGAGCAGAATGCAGCGCACCCCCGCGAACCGCCGCCCGATCTCCTCGATCAGCTGCAGCCCGTCCATGCCCGGCATGCGGATGTCCGTCACGACCAGATCGATCGCTTCCTCTTCCATGATCGCCAACGCTTCCGCACCGGAAGCGGCGCGGCGTACCGTGCTCACCCCGATCTCTTCCCACGGAATCGTCAGTTCCAGACTTTCCGTCACATACGTCTCGTCGTCCACAAGCAGCACTTCGATCATTCCGTCGTCCCCTCT
This genomic window contains:
- a CDS encoding response regulator transcription factor, with amino-acid sequence MIEVLLVDDETYVTESLELTIPWEEIGVSTVRRAASGAEALAIMEEEAIDLVVTDIRMPGMDGLQLIEEIGRRFAGVRCILLTGHSDFSYAKKALQLRASDYVLKPVDDAEFVAAVSEAIDSLREEWDEFDKVHRLLYSRKSDYKVLRENLLQELLLGRELGGRALAEQLRAYELPLQAGAPTLMLLARLEGRFASMDAASLELMDFAAGNIAGEVLRGQPLWYGSGPHGCLVLLLQPSEAGGGLALEQTAGGLDRRLDTLREHIRLYLKGEISLAVSTVFELGGGAPTAAYRRTLGSLYAAGTGGRTVYTDARAAASGQAVSHSAVSPAGDGRGAIAEAMYAPPTLLHLLESHQWDEAKAKMGGVFDAAEQAGLAGPPMYEIYLWMTNAFLFISHREGQPVGELGGEEGFDPVLARGLVQHPQRLRSWGMRLLDGLAEQMSHGGGEGQGRSKVAGRIRHLVGAGLDGDLSVKTLADQVYLHPVYLSKIYKAETGEALGDYIIRMRMERAAHLLKHTSKKIYEITGELGYQNPQYFSKMFKKQYGMTPNEFRELS